In Vigna radiata var. radiata cultivar VC1973A chromosome 3, Vradiata_ver6, whole genome shotgun sequence, the following proteins share a genomic window:
- the LOC106756792 gene encoding galactoside 2-alpha-L-fucosyltransferase, producing the protein MKRHWRNISHDEESLPDSDSDTRSTRKFPLTRLMAFSLFFSLFLFSLTFLFPHPPIESSPTIKALLQLKQTQQGDVSDSVELQKDKLLGGLLAGGFDERSCFSRYHSASYGKGLSGNPSPYLISRLRKYEALHKECGPYTESYNKTVKDLRSGHVSDSPCKYVVWISYSGLGNRILTLASAFLYALLTNRVLLVDPGADMVDLFCEPFPHGSWFLPPDFPLNSHFSKFDQKSDQCYGKMLKNKATTKSTVPSFVYLHLAHDYDDQDKLFFCDEDQTFLQKVPWLAVRTDNYFVPSLFLMPSFEQQLSDLFPNKETIFHFLGRYLFHPTNKVWGLVSRYYQAYLANADEKLGIQIRVFETGTGPFQHVLDQILACTLKENLLPDVIRKGDFVNSSGKPKSKAVLMTSLSSGYVEKVRDMYWEHPTATGEIIGIYQPSHEGYQQTEKKMHNQKAWAEMYLLSLTDALVTSSWSTFGYVAQGLGGLKPWILYKPENGTAPDPACQRAMSMEPCFHAPPFYDCKAKRGTDTGALVPHVRHCEDMSWGLKLVDSFSSQ; encoded by the exons ATGAAGAGGCACTGGCGCAACATCAGTCACGACGAAGAAAGCCTCCCAGATTCCGATTCCGACACGCGCTCCACCAGGAAATTCCCTCTCACGCGCCTCATGGcgttctctctctttttttctctctttctcttctccctCACGTTCCTTTTCCCACACCCTCCCATCGAATCATCTCCAACTATAAAAGCTCTGCTCCAACTCAAACAAACTCAACAAg GTGACGTATCTGATTCTGTTGAGTTGCAAAAAGATAAACTACTTGGTGGCCTTTTAGCAGGTGGTTTCGATGAAAGATCTTGCTTCAGCAGGTACCATTCTGCCTCGTATGGGAAAGGACTATCAGGAAATCCTTCACCTTACCTTATTTCTAGATTGAGAAAATATGAAGCTCTTCACAAGGAATGTGGACCTTACACTGAATCCTATAataaaactgtgaaagatctcAGGTCTGGTCATGTAAGTGATTCCCCTTGTAAATATGTGGTATGGATTTCATATAGTGGGCTAGGGAATAGGATATTGACCTTAGCTTCTGCATTTCTATACGCCCTCCTCACGAATCGTGTTTTATTAGTTGATCCTGGAGCTGATATGGTAGATCTTTTTTGTGAACCGTTTCCACATGGTTCCTGGTTTCTCCCTCCTGATTTCCCTCTCAACAGTCATTTTTCCAAATTTGATCAGAAATCTGATCAATGTTACGGGAAAATGCTGAAAAATAAAGCAACTACAAAATCCACTGTGCCCTCTTTTGTCTATCTTCATTTAGCACATGACTATGATGATCAAGACAAACTTTTCTTCTGTGATGAAGACCAAACTTTTCTTCAGAAAGTACCATGGTTAGCGGTGAGAACAGATAATTACTTTGTCCCATCTCTATTCTTGATGCCATCGTTTGAGCAGCAACTGAGTGATCTCTTTCCGAACAAGGaaacaatttttcatttcttggGTAGATATCTTTTCCACCCCACCAACAAAGTATGGGGACTTGTTAGTAGATACTATCAAGCTTATTTAGCTAATGCTGATGAAAAATTAGGCATCCAGATAAGAGTGTTTGAAACTGGAACTGGTCCATTTCAACATGTGTTGGATCAGATCTTAGCTTGCACCTTAAAGGAGAATCTTTTACCTGATGTTATTCGAAAGGGTGATTTTGTTAACTCATCAGGAAAGCCGAAGTCAAAAGCTGTACTGATGACATCGTTGAGCTCTGGTTATGTTGAGAAAGTGAGAGACATGTATTGGGAACATCCTACAGCGACAGGAGAAATTATTGGCATTTACCAGCCAAGCCATGAAGGTTATCAACAAACAGAGAAGAAGATGCACAACCAAAAAGCTTGGGCAGAAATGTACTTATTGAGCTTGACCGACGCGTTGGTCACGAGCTCGTGGTCTACTTTCGGCTATGTGGCACAGGGGCTTGGAGGTTTGAAACCATGGATACTGTACAAGCCAGAGAATGGAACAGCCCCTGATCCAGCTTGTCAACGTGCCATGTCAATGGAGCCATGCTTCCATGCTCCTCCCTTCTATGATTGTAAGGCTAAGAGAGGAACTGATACTGGTGCACTTGTTCCACATGTACGGCATTGTGAGGATATGAGCTGGGGTCTTAAGCTTGTAGACAGCTTTAGTTCGCAATAA
- the LOC106757181 gene encoding peptidyl-prolyl cis-trans isomerase NIMA-interacting 4: MGKDSKPKESGGKGKGKQAASGSDENASKGKGKGGKGGDGLGTCTYVKARHILCEKQGKINEAYKKLQDGWLCNGDKVPPAEFAKIAQEYSECPSGKKGGDLGWFPRGKMAGPFQDVAFSTPVGATSAPFKSTHGYHIILSEGRKN; the protein is encoded by the exons ATGGGAAAAGACTCTAAGCCAAAGGAGTCAGGAGGGAAGGGGAAGGGGAAGCAGGCTGCAAGTGGAAGTGATGAGAATGCTTCtaagggaaaaggaaaaggtgGGAAAGGTGGAGATGGGCTCGGTACTTGCACTTACGTAAAAG CTAGGCATATTTTATGTGAGAAACAAGGTAAGATCAATGAAGCCTACAAGAAGCTGCAAGATGGTTGGCTCTGCAACGGAGATAAGGTCCCGCCAGCTGAGTTTGCCaag ATAGCTCAAGAGTATTCTGAATGTCCTTCGGGAAAGAAGGGTGGAGACCTTGGATGGTTTCCTCGAGGAAAGATGGCCGGGCCATTTCAGGACGTTGCCTTCAGCACACCTGTTGGCGCAACTAGTGCTCCTTTCAAATCAAC GCATGGCTACCATATTATCTTAAGTGAAGGAAGAAAGAACTGA